Proteins from one bacterium genomic window:
- a CDS encoding HAD-IIA family hydrolase produces MKKFNYFLIDLDGTLILGKRVLDGAIELLQELKSHGKKFLILTNNSSKSSFAYLRFLRQLGLPVGSENIFTSGKATAMYLKEMGIKEAYIIGTKSTIREFETYGIKFNLKSRNLVLAFDTTLNFKKLEKATEILKNKKGVYIATHPDNICPIENGFIPDVGSFIALLKEATGQIPDFIPGKPSRYFFTKAMDLMNAFPEETAIIGDRLTTDIKTGKDFGITSMLVLTGETKREDLERSEIKPDFIFENLTDLLKFLGRYL; encoded by the coding sequence GTGAAAAAATTCAACTATTTTTTAATAGACCTTGACGGAACTCTGATCTTGGGCAAAAGGGTCCTGGATGGAGCGATTGAACTACTCCAAGAATTGAAAAGTCACGGGAAAAAATTTCTCATCCTTACCAATAATTCTTCTAAAAGCAGTTTTGCTTACCTCAGGTTTCTCAGACAACTTGGGTTACCCGTTGGTTCCGAAAACATCTTCACATCTGGCAAAGCCACTGCGATGTATCTAAAGGAAATGGGCATAAAGGAGGCATACATCATTGGTACGAAAAGCACCATAAGGGAATTTGAAACCTACGGGATCAAATTTAACTTAAAGAGCAGGAATCTGGTCTTGGCCTTTGATACCACACTGAATTTTAAAAAACTTGAAAAGGCTACAGAAATCCTTAAAAATAAAAAGGGGGTTTACATTGCCACACACCCTGATAACATCTGTCCCATTGAAAATGGTTTCATCCCCGATGTGGGTTCCTTTATAGCGCTTCTTAAAGAAGCAACGGGACAAATTCCCGACTTCATACCTGGAAAACCCAGTAGATACTTCTTTACCAAGGCTATGGATTTGATGAATGCATTTCCAGAAGAGACCGCAATCATAGGAGACAGGCTTACAACGGATATCAAAACAGGGAAAGACTTTGGAATAACTTCCATGCTCGTCCTCACAGGAGAGACGAAAAGAGAGGATTTGGAGAGATCGGAAATAAAACCCGATTTCATTTTTGAAAATCTCACCGATTTATTAAAATTTTTAGGAAGATACTTATGA